The following coding sequences lie in one Sorghum bicolor cultivar BTx623 chromosome 6, Sorghum_bicolor_NCBIv3, whole genome shotgun sequence genomic window:
- the LOC110436415 gene encoding uncharacterized protein LOC110436415 — protein MAGGSTEGEETQAASDDEVDEVQGRPHDGRQHVYVWRQRGDHFIGHEELAKTEEAVRVERAAKRLVDEVKIEGIMDENKALAVEVDCLQAEAEEKAAERGAQEERLLDLNRQLADKDRERKDLAKEVERLRQEREGLDQERVGALEAGRSASEEVKNRNRELAVLKVNTKKHLDELVKDRDSRKTNCIKIWKGVDGP, from the exons ATGGCTGGGGGGAGCACAGAAGGCGAGGAGACTCAGGCGGCCTCTGACGATGAAGTAGACGAAGTCCAAGGTCGCCCCCACGATGGTCGCCAACACGTTTATGTTTGGCGCCAACGTGGGGACCACTTCATTGGCCACGAAGAACTCGCGAAGACGGAGGAGGCTgtgagggtggagcgcgcagctAAGCGGCTCGTGgatgaggttaag attgaaGGGATCATGGACGAGAATAAGGCCCTGGCTGTGGAAGTAGATTGTCTTCAggcagaggccgaggagaagGCGGCCGAGAGGGGTGCTCAGGAGGAGCGCCTGCTCGATCTTAATCGGCAACTAGCCGACAAGGATCGGGAGAGGAAGG ATCTAGCGAAGGAGGTTGAACGCCTCCGACAAGAAAGGGAAGggctcgaccaggagcgtgtcggggcgctggaggccgggcggTCGGCTAGCGAGGAGGTGAAGAATAGAAATCGAGAGTTGGCCG TGCTTAAGGTCAATACTAAGAAACACctcgacgagctggtcaaggaccgggactccagG